GGTCGAGGAACTCGGTCGGGCGGGTGAGGTGGTCCATCGGGTCGGTCATGTCGGAATTCCTGTCGCTCAGAGTCCGAGGAGCATGGCGATGCGGTTGCGCTGGATCTCGGAGGTCCCGGAGTAGATCGTTCCGGCGATCGAGTTGCGCAGGTCGCGCTCGATCCCGTGCTCGGTGAGCACGCCCCGTCCGCCGTGGATCTGCACCGCGTCCAGCGCGGTCTGCACGTTGGCCTCCGACACGACGGTCTTGGTGACCGCCAGGTCGAGCGAGGCGTCCTCGTTGCGTTCGACCTTGGCGCCGGTGTCGGTGAGCCACTTCCGGGCGGTCTCCACCCGGATCTTCATGTCCGCGATCTTGTGGGAGACGCCCTGGTAGGAGCTGATGGGCCGGCCGAACTGGTGGCGCTCCTTGGCGAAGGCGACGGTCTCCTCCAGGCGCCGGGTCATCTCGCCGAGGGTGAGGGAGAAGCCGAAGAGGACCTCGCGCTTCATCACGTAGTCCAGGACCCGGAACCCGGCGCCCTCCGGGCCGACCCGCCGGCCGACCGGCACCCGCATGCCGTCGAAGGCGAGCGTGCCGATCGGGCTGGTGCGCAGGCCGATCTTGTCCATCGCGGGGCCCACGGTCAAGCCGGGGGTGTCGGCGTCGACGAGCAGCGTGGTCAGGCCGAAGGGGCCGGGCTTCCCGGTGCGGACGTAGAGCAGGAAGAGGTCGGCGACCGGAGCGTTGGTGATGAACATCTTGTCGCCGGTGACGACGTAGTGGTCCCCGTCGCGGTGGGCGACGGTGGCCAGGTTCACCGCGTCCGACCCGCCGGACCGTTCGGTGATCGCGTGCGCGGTGATCGCCTCGCCGGAGACGATCCTCGGCAGGTGCTCCTCCTTCAGTTCGTGGCTCGCGAACCGTTGCAGGGGCGTGCCCACGGACACGATCTGCGTCGAGGCCGAGAACGAGAGGCCCGCGTCCCGGGAGGTGTGGCCCAGTCCCTCCAGGGCACGCATCGTCTCGGTGAGGCTGCGGCCGGCGCCGCCGAACTCCGGGGCGAAGGGGACGCGCAGCAGGCCGCTCTCCTGGATCGCCTTCCACTTGCCGTACGGGAAGGCGCCGGCCGCGTCCAGCTCGCGGGTGTCGGCGTTCAGCTGCTCGGCCCACGGGGCGGTGAGGTGAAAGAGGTCATCGGTCACGGGAGATCCTGGGGTCCGTTTCGGCAGTGGATCGGGCAACAGTGGATCGGGGTCATGCCATGACGACGGTCGCCGGCTCGCGCGGACGGCCACGGACTCGGACGCGCGCGGCCGGGTGCCCGGCCCGGGCCCCGACGGTGAGCGGGAACCGGGCCGGGCGGCGCACTCGCGGCCGGAGGGGCGGCGGCTCAGTACTGGGAGAACCCGTCCTCGGACAGGGTGTGCTTCTCGTCCCCGTTGATCGGCGGGTTGAAGATCGACACCAGGTGGAGGTCCTCGTCGGCGGAGGCCAGCAGGTAGTGCGGGTCGTGCTGGTCCAGGACGTAGATGGTGCCCGGCACGATCTTGTGACGGGTGCCGTCCTTCTCCACGACCTCGCCCGAGCCGCCGATGCAGTAGCAGGCCTCCAGGTGGTTGCGGTACTGCAGGGCGCTCGAAGTCCCCTTGCGCACGAGGGTGTCGGCGACGGCGAAGCCCATGCCGTCGCGCTTGGTCAGGAGCCGGTAGCTCAGACCGTTGCCCCACTCGACTGCGGCGACGTCATCGAGGCTGCGGGTGAACATCTCTCTGGTTCTCCTTCGGAATCGGGTGGTGCGTCGGTTCGGTGCGGTGCGTGCGGCCGGTCCGGGCGGCTCGGAGGCCGGACCGTCGGAGCGGTCGCTCAGGCGGCTGCGGCCGGGCGGTGGTCCGCGATCATCGCGACGATGGCGTCGATGGTGCGGAAGTCGTCCGGTCCGAAGTCGATGTCGTCGACCGGCAGCCGGTAGACGGAGGTGAGGTGCCCGAGCAGCTTCACCAGGCCGAGGCTGTCGATGACTCCGGAGTCGAGCAGGTCGTAGTGGCCGGTGAGGTCCGAGACGTCCTCCCCGGCCAGGAACTGGTCCACGATGTAGGCGCGGACCTCGGCGGCGATGGCGGTGGTGCTCATGCGTCACTCCCTTGGTGAGGTTCTGCTTGATCAGGTTCCGGTCGGGCTTGCCCGTCGAGGTGCGGGGCAGCGGAGCGGCGGTGAGGTGCACCGAGGCCGGGATGGCGTGGCGCGGTAGCTGCCGGCCCAGGTGGGTGCGCAGCCGGAGGCTGGTGAGGTCGGTGCCGGGGCGCCGGGTGACGTGGGCGTGCAGCCGGACGCCGGCCTGCGGGTCCGGCAGCGGCACGACCACCGCCTCGGCGACGTCCGGGTGGGCGGTGATGACGTTCTCCACCTCTTGCAGGTTGGTGCGGACGCCCCTGACCTTGACGTGCCAGTCCGCGCGCCCCTCCAGGAAGTGGAGGCCCTCGGCGGTGCGGGTGACGATGTCGCCGGTGCGGTAGAAGACCCGGCCGTCGAGGTGGGTGAACACCGCGTCGTTCAGGTCCTGCCGGAGGTAGCCCCCGGTCTGGAACGGCGTGGACACCAGGAGTTCACCGGTGCCCGCCGAGTCGAGGCGCGCGCCCTCGGCGTCGACGACCAGGGCGTCGGTGCCGCGGATGGGACGGCCGATGGGCATCGGGCCGTCCACGGCGGTGGGATCGACGCGGTGGATGAAGGAGTCGTTGGTCTCCGTGCAGCCGAACACGTTGTGGAAGGCGGCCCGGGGAACGCCGGTGGGACGCGGCGCAGGAGGTCGACCGGCATGCGGTCACCGGTGAAGACCGCGTGGCGCACGGCGGCGAAGGTGCCGCCTCCCTCCAGGAGCAGCCGGTACATCATCGGCACGCCCTGGACGAAGGTGACGTCGTGCCGGCTGACCAGCGCGGCGAGGTGCGCGGCGTCGGTCGCCCGCTGCTGTTCGACCAGGACGACGCTCGATCCGAGCCGGAGGAAGGTCCAGACGTCGAGCAGGGCGAGGTCGAAGTTGAGGGGTGCGTAGGACAGGGCGGTCTCGTCCGGTGCGAGCGCGAACTCGTCGACGGCCCAGTCGGCGAAGGCGTCGAACCCGGCGGTCTCGATCGGCACGATCTTCGGCGTGCCGGTCGAGCCGGAGGTGGTCAGCAGCAGCTGGGTCCGTGCCGGGTCCGGCACCGCGAACCCCTCGGCCTCGCTCCGCTCCGCCCGTACCGGCAGCGCGGTGAGCGCGCCGTCGTCGGCGGCGGTGAGGAGGTGGGAGACGCGGGCCTGGTGCGCCAGGCGTTCGAGTGCCGCGCTGCCCAGGCTCGGTGAGGGCGCGAGGGCGATGTGGCCCTCGCGGAAGACGGCCAGCAGCAGCGCGATGGTCTGCGGGTTCTTGTGCGCCGGAACGCACACGGTGCTGCCCGCCGGGAGTCGCAGCCGCGCCAGGTGGGCGCGCAGGCTCCCGGTCAGGTCGTTCAGCCGGCCGTAGGTGACGGCCCGGTCGTCGAAGTGGAGCGCGGTGTGGTGGGGCCGGTTCTCGCCGTGAGCGGCGACGGTCTCGGCCAGGAGGGACGATGGCACGGCGGGATTCCTCGCGGTCGGCTCAGCCGTCGGGACGAGTGCCGACCGGCTGTTCGAATTCGTGCGGTGTCGACGTTGAAGTTACCGAACCAACTGGATGCTTGGTCAAGCATGTACTTGGCGAAGTGAGTGTGACGTAGGCCACAAGAGTTGCATGTTCAAGCAAAAACCCCGAACGCGTTCCGCGTTCGGGGCGGGGTCGGGGCGGCCGGCCGCCGGGCCGGCGCGGGTCAGACCTGGATGGCGCGCAGGGCCTGGACCGTGGGGCCGAGTTCGGGGTCGGCAGTGAAGGTGTTCAGGGCGGACGACAGGACCTCCGCGTAGGTGGCGCGGGCGGCCTGGTAGCGCTGGCGCCCCTCGTCCGTGATCACGGCGTACACGCCCCGCTTGTCCGACGGACAGAGGTCCTTGAAGGCGAAGCCGGCCGTCTCCAGGCGGCCCACCAGGCGCGTCACCGACGACTGCCCCAGGCCGACCTTGTCGGCCAGGTCCTGCATCCGCAGCTCGCTCGTCTTGGAGTGGTGCAGGTGTTCGAGCGAGCGGTACTCCGACAGCCCGATCCCGTGCCGCCGCTGCAGCGCCAGGGCCAGTTCCCGCTCCACGTAAGCGTGGAGCGAGAGCACCCGGTTCCATGCGGCCTGGTCGGAGGTGCGCAGGGGCGCGTGGGATGAAGTTGCCATGGGGGCCTCCGTTGCAAGGTGTCGCCTGGCAGAAGAGTACATGCGCATGCAAGATCCTGGCGCCCCGAATTTTCCTTTCCCGAAGATTTAAGGGCCCATTAGACTTGCACGTACAAGCAATTTCTCTGACCCGATCACCAGCCCGCAAGACCTCGGGAGACCCGCGGCACCGACCGCGCCGGGTCGTACTCCATCCTTCCGCCGGCCCCGGTCATCACCGACCGTCCGGGGCCCGTCACCAGCGGCCCGAATCCCCTCCGACCGGACGGGTGGAGGGGATCACCGCATGCTCCGGGTCGCACCGAGGGGGGCCGACTCCGTTGCGTCCCAGCGTCCGGATCGAACGCCCCCACGGCCCTCAGGGCAGCCGGTTGCCGTAGAACGGGCCGTAGTAGAGCGCCAGTTCGGCCCGCAGGTCGAGGTCGGCGTGCTGCTCGGCCCGCACCAGCGGCGGGGCGGCCCCGATCTCCTCCTTGGTGCGGTCGACCGTGATGGTCCGCCGCTCCTCGTCGACCTGGCGGACCGTCACGGCCGGCAGCAGCACCCGGTGGTGGAAGATCCACGGCGCGGTGTCGACCACCAGGTACTGCGGTCCGAGGTCCTCCGCCATCCGGTCCACCTTGCCGATCGGCCCGTCGACCGCCTCCACGTGGTACCCGACCAGGTCGCCCACCGGACGTCCGGAGGCGTCCCGGTACGCCCACACGTCGAGGTCCTCCCGCTGTTCGCTCACGCTGGTGCCTCCGCTCGCGCGGCCCCTGGCGGGCGGACCCTCCGCCGCCGGCCGCCCGGAACGATTGCCCGCCGGAGGTAGTTCCATGCCGCGCCGAACAACCGCGTTCTCCCAGCGAATTCACAGGAATGAGTGGCCGTCGGCCGGGCATGCGTTCGGCACGACGCCGCTGGGGCCGTCAATCCGTAGGACGAGGAGGAACCATGTCGATCCTTTGGGCGATCATCGCCGGTCTGGTGATCGGTGTGCTGGCCAAGCTGGTCATCCCCGGGCGGCAGCCGATCCCGCTGTGGCTCACCATCCTGCTCGGCATCGTCGGCGGCCTGATCGGCAACGCCCTGGCGAGCGCGTTCGGCGTGGCCGACACCAACGGCATCGACTGGATTCGGCACCTCTTCCAGATCGGCGCCGCCGCCGTCCTGATCCTGCTGGTCACCCCGCTGTGGGCGCGCCGGGGCGCCTGACCCCCGGTCCCACCCCGACGATCGACGGCCCGGCCGCGCCACGGAGCGCGCCCGGGCCGTTCGCGTGCCCGGGCGCGTGCCCGCACCGGGGGGCGGCCGCTACTCGACCGTCACGCTCTTGGCCAGGTTGCGCGGCTTGTCGACGTCCCGGTCCAGCGCCACCGCCGCGTGGTAGGCGAGCAGTTGGAGCGGGATGTTGAGCAGCAGCGGGTCGAGTTCGGGCTCGCTCTTGGGGACGACCAGGCAGTGGTCGGCGAGCCGGGACTCGATCGGGCGGTGGGCGACGGCCAGGACGCGGCCCTCGCGGGCCTTGATCTCGCCGAGCGCGGTGAGGTTCTTGTCGAGCAGTTCGTCGTCGGGCACCAGGGCGACGGTGGGCAGTTCGGGGGAGATCAGGGCGAGCGGTCCGTGCTTGAGCTCGCTGGCCGGGTACGCCTCGGCGTGGACGTAGGAGATCTCCTTGAGCTTCTGCGCGCCCTCGCGGGCCACCGGGTAGCCCCGGACCCGGCCGATGAACATCATCCCCTGGCTGTCGGCGTACTCCGCGGCCAGCTCCGCGATCGCCTCCTGCTGGTCGAGCACCTCGCGGATCTGCCCGGGCAGCGCCTTGAGCGCGGCGACGATCCGCCGCCCGTCGGCGGGCGAGAGGTCGTGCACCCGGCCGAAGTGCAGGGCCAGCAGCGCGAAGGCGACCACGGTGGAGGTGAACGCCTTGGTGGAGGCGACCGAGATCTCCGGGCCGGCGTGCAGGTAGATCCCGCCGTCGCACTCGCGGGCGATCGCCGAGCCGACGGTGTTGACCACGCCGAGCACCCGTCCGCCCTTGCGCTTGACCTCCTGGACGGCGGCCAGCGTGTCGTACGTCTCGCCGGACTGGCTGACCGCGACGTACAGGGTGTCGGCCTCGATGACCGGGTTGCGGTAGCGGAACTCGGAGGCGGGCTCGGAGTGCGCGGGGATGCGGGCCAGCTCCTCGATCAGCTGGGCGCCCATCTCGCCCGCGTAGTACGCGGAGCCGCAGCCGAGGATCTTCACCCGGCGGATCTCGCGCAGCTCGCGGGCGTCCAGGTTGAGGCCGCCCAGGTGCGCGGTGGCGAAGCGCTCGTCGAGCCGGCCGGAGAGGGTGCGCTCGACCGCGCCGGGCTGCTCGTGGATCTCCTTGAGCAGGTAGTGCGCGTAGCCGCCGGTGTCGTAGGAGCCGACCTCCCAGTCGACCGTCGAGGGCTGCCGGGTGACGGTGCGGGCGTCCTCGGTGAAGGTGCGGAAGCCGTCGGCGCGGACGGTGGCCAGTTCGCCGTCCTCCAGGTGGACGACCTGGCGGGTGTAGCGGACCAGCGCGGAGACGTCGGAGGCGGCGAACATCTCCTTTTCGCCGATGCCGAGCACGATCGGGCTGCCGTTGCGGGCCACCACGATCCGGTCGGCCTGCTCGGCGTCCAGCACCGCGATGCCGTAGGTGCCGACGACCAGCCCCAGCGCGGCCCGCACCGCGTCCTCCAGCTCGCCGCCCTGGGCGCGGTGCGCGGCGATCAGGTGGGCGAGCACCTCGGTGTCGGTCTCGGAGCGGAAGACCGCGCCGTCCGCGGTGAGCTTGGCGCGCAGCTCCTCGGCGTTCTCGATGATGCCGTTGTGGACGACGGCGATCCGGCCCTCGTTGTCGGTGTGCGGGTGGGCGTTGGCGTCGGAGGGGACGCCGTGGGTGGCCCAGCGGGTGTGGCCGATGCCGGCGCCGCCCTTGAAGCGGGCGGGCAGCGCGGCGGCCAGGTCGGCGACCCGGCCCTTGGTCTTGCAGATCCGCAGCTTGGCCGGGGAGCCCTTGGTCGCCGGCGCGACCACCGCGACGCCCGCCGAGTCGTACCCGCGGTACTCCAGCCGCTGGAGTCCCTCCAGCAGGAAGGGGGAGGCGTCCTTGGGGCCGATGTAGGCCACGATTCCGCACATGACGTGGGCTCCTGTCAGTCGTGAGAGGGCGGCGGGGCCGTTCCCGTCAGCCGTAGACCATCCGCCGCAGCTGACGCGCCGACAGCTGCGGGGCGGCCACCCGGCGGGCGGCCAGCTCCCCGGCGAGGCGGGTGAAGATCCGGTCGTTGGTCAGACCCCGGGCCTGGAGCTCACCGTGACGGCGGCGGACGTACTCCTCGGTGGTCTCCGCGAAGTACGCCAGCACTTCCGCGACGACCCGCGCGGCCTCCCCCGGGGCCAGTGGAGTGGTCCGGGCGAGGTGGGCGAGCAGGTCCTCGTGAGGGTGCGGTGAGGCAGGTCCGGATCGGGAGCCTAGGCGTGAAGTGTCCATTTGCCAAAGATCCTGCCCGAATCCGGGCAGGATCACTAGACACGGCGGCCGTACGCGCCCTTCCGGCGGGCGGCGACGGGGCGGAAGGTGGCGGGAGGTAGCGGGAGGTGGCGGCCGGACCGGTGCCCGGGGCGCACCTATGATGTGGTGCCGCCGTCGGAGGGACGGCGCGCGGGCGGTGTTCGGGTGATCGTGGCGGGCGGCTGACCCCGTCGGCGGTGTCCCTGTCCCGGTTTCCGGCGGTCACCCCGCAGGATGGGCCGTGCACCGTCCGTGTCGATCACAGGGGGAACGTCCGTCATGCAACCGCGCGTGTTCGCCGTCGTCACCGCCGTCCTGCTGGCCGTCCTCGGCCTCGGGTCCGTCATGGTGACCGACTGGACGCCGAAGCCCGCCGCCGCGAGCGCCGCCACCGGCGCGGGCGGCCAGCGCCCCGGCGCCGTGCCCGACGCCGCCGGGTCCCCCTCCCCCACCGGCGACCCGGCGGTGTGGACCAGGTCGACCCTGCGCAACAAGCTGATGGCCGAGATGGCCGCCACCGACCCCGGCGTCGCCCTCGCCGACCTCGACAAGATCACCAAGGACAAGCCGTACACGGTGCGGTTCTGCCACCCGATCGCGCACGAGCTCGGGCACGCCGCGGTGGCGCGCTACCAGCAGGACTTCCAGAAGGTGATCTCCTTCCCGCACGAGACCTGCGCGGCGGGCTACCTGCACGGCGCGGTCGAGGAGATGCTCGCCAACTCCAAGGACCCGCAGAGCGACATCCTGACCCTGTGCGCGCCCGCCAACACCGGCCCGTGCATCCACGGCGTCGGCCACGGCATCATGTTCGTCACCAAGCAGGACATCCCGGCCGCCCGCGCGCTGTGCGACAAGTTCCCCAGCCAGAGCCGCCGGATCACCTGCTCCGAGGGCGTCTTCATGCAGCTGTTCGCGCCCGACGAGGAGGACGAGAAGGCCAAGGCCAACCTCCCCGCCGACAAGCTGGCCGCCGAGCCGCTCTACCCGTGCCCCGAGCAGCCCGCCCTCTACCAGTCGGCCTGCTTCTTCTACGCGCCGACCTTCTTCCTCTCCTCGCACGACTACGCCAACCACCCCGAGGCGTTCGCCCAGGCCCTCCAGTGGTGCCTGAACGCGCAGGCCGCCGGCGGCGGCGAGGACTGCTCGCGGGGCGCCGGCTCGCGCACCATGAAGTACAACCTGGACCGCCCGGACTGGGCCGCCCAGCAGTGCGCCACCGCCAAGGACACCTGGCAGCGCAAGGCGTGCACCCAGGGCCTGGTCAGCTACTACACCGTCAACGACACCAGCGCGGGCGCCGCCGGGCGGCTGTGCGCCCAGATCGGCGACAAGGAGATCCAGGGCTACTGCCGCTCGGCGGGCGGCCTGTCCACCACCCTGGACTGAGCACCCCGGGCCGAGCACCCGGCAGCGCTCCCGGCCGGTCCACCGGCCGGGAGCGCTGCCGCGCGTCAGTCGACGATCAGCAGGGTGGCGCCGTGCTCGGTGCTGGAGCGGTGCGCCTCCCGCTCGTCGGCGACCTGGTAGCTGGCGCCCTGCGGGGTGACCACCACCCGGCCGTCGTCCAGCGTGGTGGTCAGCTCGCCGCCCAGCACGAACAGCACGTGGCCCTTGCGGCACCAGTGGTCGGCCGCGTAACCGGGGCTGTACTCCACCAGCCGCACCCGGACCGCGCCGAAGTGCCGGACCCGCTGGCTGACGGTGCCGCTCTCGCCGGGCCTGACCTCGGCCGGCACCGCGCTCCAGTCCGTCGAGGTGAAGTCGAACCCGTCCAGTCTCATCGCCGCTCCCCGTCCCTCTCCGCTGTTCGACGGCCTGCTCGACGGCCTGCTCGATGGCCTGCTCGGTGGCCTGCTCGACGGCCTACTTGATGGCCAGGATGCCCTCGAAGTGAAGGTACTTCTGGATGGTGGAGATGCTGGTGAAGCCGACCCGGCGCAGCAGTTCGTGGGTCTCGGCGCTGCGCTGCGGGGCCATCACCGACCGCAGGCTGTGCGCCTTCTGGTAGATCTCGCCGGGGTCGAAGCCGTTGTCGAACTTGAACTCCGCGTAGAGCTGCTGAACGATGTCCTGGGTCCGCGAGTCCGGCTCCAGG
This is a stretch of genomic DNA from Kitasatospora fiedleri. It encodes these proteins:
- a CDS encoding acyl carrier protein gives rise to the protein MSTTAIAAEVRAYIVDQFLAGEDVSDLTGHYDLLDSGVIDSLGLVKLLGHLTSVYRLPVDDIDFGPDDFRTIDAIVAMIADHRPAAAA
- a CDS encoding ectoine synthase: MFTRSLDDVAAVEWGNGLSYRLLTKRDGMGFAVADTLVRKGTSSALQYRNHLEACYCIGGSGEVVEKDGTRHKIVPGTIYVLDQHDPHYLLASADEDLHLVSIFNPPINGDEKHTLSEDGFSQY
- a CDS encoding DHCW motif cupin fold protein; protein product: MRLDGFDFTSTDWSAVPAEVRPGESGTVSQRVRHFGAVRVRLVEYSPGYAADHWCRKGHVLFVLGGELTTTLDDGRVVVTPQGASYQVADEREAHRSSTEHGATLLIVD
- a CDS encoding acyl-CoA dehydrogenase family protein; this encodes MTDDLFHLTAPWAEQLNADTRELDAAGAFPYGKWKAIQESGLLRVPFAPEFGGAGRSLTETMRALEGLGHTSRDAGLSFSASTQIVSVGTPLQRFASHELKEEHLPRIVSGEAITAHAITERSGGSDAVNLATVAHRDGDHYVVTGDKMFITNAPVADLFLLYVRTGKPGPFGLTTLLVDADTPGLTVGPAMDKIGLRTSPIGTLAFDGMRVPVGRRVGPEGAGFRVLDYVMKREVLFGFSLTLGEMTRRLEETVAFAKERHQFGRPISSYQGVSHKIADMKIRVETARKWLTDTGAKVERNEDASLDLAVTKTVVSEANVQTALDAVQIHGGRGVLTEHGIERDLRNSIAGTIYSGTSEIQRNRIAMLLGL
- a CDS encoding GlsB/YeaQ/YmgE family stress response membrane protein; this translates as MSILWAIIAGLVIGVLAKLVIPGRQPIPLWLTILLGIVGGLIGNALASAFGVADTNGIDWIRHLFQIGAAAVLILLVTPLWARRGA
- the glmS gene encoding glutamine--fructose-6-phosphate transaminase (isomerizing) → MCGIVAYIGPKDASPFLLEGLQRLEYRGYDSAGVAVVAPATKGSPAKLRICKTKGRVADLAAALPARFKGGAGIGHTRWATHGVPSDANAHPHTDNEGRIAVVHNGIIENAEELRAKLTADGAVFRSETDTEVLAHLIAAHRAQGGELEDAVRAALGLVVGTYGIAVLDAEQADRIVVARNGSPIVLGIGEKEMFAASDVSALVRYTRQVVHLEDGELATVRADGFRTFTEDARTVTRQPSTVDWEVGSYDTGGYAHYLLKEIHEQPGAVERTLSGRLDERFATAHLGGLNLDARELREIRRVKILGCGSAYYAGEMGAQLIEELARIPAHSEPASEFRYRNPVIEADTLYVAVSQSGETYDTLAAVQEVKRKGGRVLGVVNTVGSAIARECDGGIYLHAGPEISVASTKAFTSTVVAFALLALHFGRVHDLSPADGRRIVAALKALPGQIREVLDQQEAIAELAAEYADSQGMMFIGRVRGYPVAREGAQKLKEISYVHAEAYPASELKHGPLALISPELPTVALVPDDELLDKNLTALGEIKAREGRVLAVAHRPIESRLADHCLVVPKSEPELDPLLLNIPLQLLAYHAAVALDRDVDKPRNLAKSVTVE
- a CDS encoding ribosome maturation factor RimM, whose translation is MSEQREDLDVWAYRDASGRPVGDLVGYHVEAVDGPIGKVDRMAEDLGPQYLVVDTAPWIFHHRVLLPAVTVRQVDEERRTITVDRTKEEIGAAPPLVRAEQHADLDLRAELALYYGPFYGNRLP
- a CDS encoding MarR family winged helix-turn-helix transcriptional regulator; amino-acid sequence: MATSSHAPLRTSDQAAWNRVLSLHAYVERELALALQRRHGIGLSEYRSLEHLHHSKTSELRMQDLADKVGLGQSSVTRLVGRLETAGFAFKDLCPSDKRGVYAVITDEGRQRYQAARATYAEVLSSALNTFTADPELGPTVQALRAIQV